The genomic window CTTGGTCACCCCAAGTTATCTTAAgtttgtattttttgtaaataggaACCACATACTCTTTCCATTGGAAGGCTCTCATTCTGGTTAAATTCATCAACATAACACCTGAATTTACCCCTGAAACATCAAAATATTGAGAAAAATGTAAATTACAAAATCTCATAAccaaatatatttaaataaaaaaaatatttcctcAACAACCTGGCAAAAGATAATAAAGAGTGCTGGGTCATAaaggggtgcatgggaatgaATAAGCATGTCTGTTTTTCAAAATAAGGATCAAGAGAAACCTTTGTAGGCCCAGAACCTTCCTGTGGCACCACTAAAGATGCTACAAAAAATTTATGAGATCAAAatggtcactgaaatggtgattggacattgccgtttaagaaaccacctatacaaactaggtaaggtgaatgaattaTGGTGCAGAAAGTATGAAATAGAAGAAGAGACTGCTATACACATCCTATGTCATTGCAATGTGGTAAGTGACGTGAGGCAAAAATTCACTGGTTAACTGAGGTTTGAACAAGatgagatcctaaaactaccaataagaaaactattgGCATTCGTTGAAGCCACATGGTCCAAAGGTCTTACAACCAAGTACTAGAGCTAGCGTGTCTTACCTAATTTAAGAAAAAGATCAGAACAAACAATggaaataacaataaaataaatgaaagaTAACTGAAATGTAATAGGAAACAAGGAACGTCAAATTAAGTACATAAATATTATCAACTCATGGAAACAAAATATTGTGATCTAGATAGACACAAGTAGACACTTTACTAAATATAAGCTATTAAAGAATCATCTCTACTTGAAACAAACCTAATTTTCCATAGTATGGATGTTTGGCAAATCTATTATACCACCCTACGTTTGGATCTTCATGTTCTGGAGCTAACGCAGCCATTTGACTAGAGTTAAACCTATTAAAATGCTCCCAAACGGTTTCTACGGGTGTCAAAAATAATGTATCTGTATCCATATATAAAATAGAATCTACATTTTCTAGGagattctaaaaaataaaatcgTTGAACCATAGTCAGCGCCACCTGAATTTTCATTACTTACTGGCAAGAATAATCTCTGTGCTGCACATGGCTTAAAAAGCTTCTTCCATTCCAAGGGATTATCTGATGGAAACGTCAATGGCAAAACTTTAAAAGTAAATCCATTATTCATGAAAGCTTTCCATTCTCCTAACTAAAAATCAATAAGGAGTATTAGTAAATGAACAAAATAAGAATTGATCAAATGTCAGAAGAAATACAAATTCTTCAGGGTGTAACACagggctgtatattgtcaccccTGCTGTTTATTATTTCTAGCGAAGCCAACTTCCAAGAAGCTTTAAGAGAGTGTAAGGATATGATGGTCATAAATAGTGAAATCcctaataatataagatatgccgatgacactGTCATATTTACTTCAACTCTACAAAGTCTGACAAATCTACTGGAACGACTGAACGAAAAGTGTACCACATATTATGGTATTACCTTGAACTTAAAGAAAGCAAAGTCATGGTCACTACAAAAAATCCAAAAGACAATGAGACACTCCAGAATAATATCCAGATAGAAAAGCACTATAGAAATAGCAAGGGCAAAATTTGTGAAAATAAAACATCTATTATGTAGTAAAGACCCAAGAATAGATCTAAGGATAAAGTTGTTAAGCTGCTACTTTGCTCTATGGATCTGAGACCTGGACATTGAAGAAATTAAAGATTAAGAAATTGGAAGCTTTTCAGCATTGGTGTTATGAAAGAATACTACAAATATCATGGGTGGACAAAATTACCAATATTGAAGTCCTTGATCAGGTTAATAAGAGGAAAGAAATTATACAGACAATTAAGAGGTCGAAGCttgaatatttcggtcatatagtAAGGCATCCTCATTATAGTCTGCTGTGTTTGATAAAAGAGGGCAAAATAAAAGGTAAATGAGATGTAGAAAGAAGACGAACCGCCCGATTACAAAATCTAAGGGAATGGTTTAGTCTGAGCTCTAAccaactatttagagctgctgTATGTAAAATAAGAATTACCATGTTGATATCCAACTTTCAATAGAAGATGAAACCttaagaagcagaagaagaagaattaaaacatgttttaatGACTTACTTTTTCATTAAAACTATCAATTAGCCTCTCTTCGGACACTATAATAAAATTAAGCTTCTCCTTGCTGAACATAAGAGCAGATTTTAGCATATTTAGTGTTTCAAATAGCCTATCTCCACAGGCCACAACTGCCACAACAATATCTGATCTAAAAATACAAACATTATTAATTATTGAATAAAGAAACTATTCCTATACGCTGTattactttttaaaatatattctTTCAGTGGTAACTTCATTATCCTCTACCACTTCTTCAAATTCTGCTTCCTCTAATATGTCTGTAGTGTTAATTAGTCTTATACTATACAAGTAAAAAATAACTAGAGCTATTGAGAGTAGTATCCCAAGTTGCAATATAGTATACAGTCTCATATTTTCTTTTGTTGAAAATGTTATTCACATTTTGAATtgtaaaaatgtaaatataaacaatta from Diabrotica virgifera virgifera chromosome 5, PGI_DIABVI_V3a includes these protein-coding regions:
- the LOC114336946 gene encoding glucoside xylosyltransferase 1 — protein: MRLYTILQLGILLSIALVIFYLYSIRLINTTDILEEAEFEEVVEDNEVTTERIYFKKSDIVVAVVACGDRLFETLNMLKSALMFSKEKLNFIIVSEERLIDSFNEKLGEWKAFMNNGFTFKVLPLTFPSDNPLEWKKLFKPCAAQRLFLPNLLENVDSILYMDTDTLFLTPVETVWEHFNRFNSSQMAALAPEHEDPNVGWYNRFAKHPYYGKLGVNSGVMLMNLTRMRAFQWKEYVVPIYKKYKLKITWGDQDIINIIFHYHPDKLYIYSCRFNYRPDHCMYTSVCKPAESEGVAVIHGSRGFFHSEKQPIFQAVYRSFEEYPLGGDIYREFYQLLETYLDNSQNNNCGNVKDIFLKNIRKYIDLDVDTK